A region from the Variovorax sp. RKNM96 genome encodes:
- a CDS encoding MATE family efflux transporter yields MTTPAKGELDPRTRRLLEAPIVPTLLRLAAPNVLVMVAQASVGVIETYFVGKLGTDALAGMALVFPIVMLMQMTSSGAMGGGIASSIARALGARRRDNADALVWHAVVIALGFGLFFSLALLAGGRWLYGIMGGTGASLDAALTYSNWVFAGAVLVWLFNSLSAIIRGTGNMAVPANVTVVGVVFLIPASPLLIFGWGPIPGMGIAGGAMALLLYYLLGSIALIIYLRSPRSLLKPTLSALKLQWPMFRDILRIGLVGAVSTVATNLSIGIATALTGHFGSGALAGYGTASRLEYLLVPLVFGLGAPLVAMVGTCMGAGQRERALRATWAGAALAFALTETIGLAAALFPRPWLLLFGNDPAMLETGAHYLRVVGPLYGFFGVGLVLYFASQGAGRLLWPVLGNIARLAVAGTGGWLALRWGGGLTGVFAAQGVALVVYGIVIASAIAGGAWFGRVGWPRTPTGLLRRVAQV; encoded by the coding sequence ATGACCACCCCCGCCAAAGGCGAACTCGATCCGCGCACGCGCCGCCTGCTCGAGGCGCCGATCGTGCCCACGCTGCTGCGCCTCGCAGCCCCCAACGTGCTCGTGATGGTGGCGCAGGCCTCCGTCGGGGTCATCGAGACCTACTTCGTCGGCAAGCTCGGCACCGACGCGCTCGCCGGCATGGCGCTCGTGTTCCCGATCGTGATGCTGATGCAGATGACCTCCAGCGGCGCCATGGGCGGCGGCATCGCCTCGTCGATCGCCCGCGCGCTCGGCGCGCGCCGCCGCGACAACGCCGATGCGCTGGTGTGGCATGCGGTGGTCATCGCGCTCGGCTTCGGCCTGTTCTTTTCGCTGGCGCTCCTGGCTGGCGGACGCTGGCTCTACGGAATCATGGGCGGCACGGGCGCTTCGCTCGATGCCGCACTGACGTACTCGAACTGGGTGTTCGCGGGCGCGGTGCTGGTGTGGCTCTTCAACTCGCTCTCGGCCATCATCCGCGGCACCGGCAACATGGCGGTGCCCGCCAACGTGACGGTGGTGGGCGTGGTGTTCCTCATTCCGGCGTCGCCGCTCCTCATCTTCGGCTGGGGGCCGATTCCGGGCATGGGCATCGCCGGCGGCGCGATGGCGCTGCTGCTGTACTACCTGCTGGGCTCCATCGCGCTGATCATCTATCTGCGCTCGCCGCGCAGCCTGCTCAAGCCGACGCTGTCGGCGCTGAAGCTGCAGTGGCCGATGTTCCGCGACATCCTGCGCATCGGGCTCGTGGGGGCGGTGTCGACGGTGGCGACCAACCTGTCGATCGGCATCGCGACCGCGCTCACCGGGCACTTCGGCTCGGGCGCGCTGGCCGGCTACGGCACGGCGTCGCGGCTCGAGTACCTGCTGGTGCCGCTGGTGTTCGGCCTGGGCGCGCCGTTGGTCGCGATGGTCGGCACCTGCATGGGCGCGGGGCAGCGCGAACGCGCGCTGCGCGCCACCTGGGCCGGTGCGGCGCTGGCCTTTGCGCTCACCGAAACCATCGGCCTCGCGGCCGCGTTGTTCCCGCGTCCGTGGCTGCTGCTGTTCGGCAACGACCCGGCAATGCTGGAGACCGGCGCGCACTACCTGCGCGTGGTGGGGCCGCTCTACGGCTTCTTCGGCGTGGGGCTGGTCCTGTACTTCGCTTCGCAAGGCGCGGGCCGCCTGCTGTGGCCGGTGCTTGGCAACATCGCGCGGCTCGCGGTGGCGGGTACGGGCGGCTGGCTCGCGCTGCGCTGGGGCGGCGGGCTCACCGGCGTGTTCGCGGCGCAGGGCGTGGCGCTGGTGGTGTACGGCATCGTGATCGCATCGGCGATCGCGGGCGGCGCATGGTTCGGCCGCGTGGGCTGGCCGCGCACGCCAACCGGATTGCTGCGCCGGGTGGCACAGGTCTGA
- a CDS encoding MFS transporter, translated as MFATQVSAWLQRRGIHYGWIVAAITFLTMLTMSAALGLPGAMLQPLGKEFGWSTEQISSALALRFALFGLMGPFAAVLMERYGLRAVICTGLALVGLGMALVTMASQLWQLFVLWSLMLGLGTGMTALVLGAVVANRWFVARRGLVIGMLTASSATGQLAFLPFAAWMIEHWGWRSAIVPIVIGSVLIAVLALCLVRNRPSDVGLLPYGEKPGTQPAAPAAPVAMMNFATPFRVLKEVATNRTFLILAATFFICGLSTNGLVQTHFISLCGDNGLGAVPAASVLAMMGAFDFVGTILSGWLSDRYDNRKLLFWYYGLRGLSLFWLPHSEFTIYGLGLFAMFYGLDWIATVPPTVKLAGATFGPAKVGLVFGWIFAAHQLGAATAAYGAGFARTLLLTYTPALYAAGAACLVAAVIVMMIRRPAAKTGAPTTPAAAAARA; from the coding sequence ATGTTCGCCACCCAAGTTTCCGCATGGCTGCAGCGCCGCGGCATCCACTACGGATGGATCGTCGCCGCCATCACCTTCCTGACCATGCTGACCATGTCGGCCGCGCTGGGCCTGCCGGGCGCGATGCTGCAGCCGCTGGGCAAGGAGTTCGGCTGGAGCACCGAGCAGATCTCGTCCGCGCTCGCTTTGCGCTTCGCGCTGTTCGGCCTCATGGGCCCGTTCGCCGCAGTGCTGATGGAACGTTACGGCCTGCGCGCAGTGATCTGCACCGGCCTCGCGCTGGTCGGCCTGGGCATGGCGCTGGTCACCATGGCCTCGCAGCTGTGGCAGCTCTTCGTGCTCTGGAGCCTGATGCTGGGCCTGGGCACCGGCATGACCGCGCTGGTGCTCGGCGCGGTGGTGGCCAATCGCTGGTTCGTCGCGCGTCGCGGGCTGGTCATCGGCATGCTCACGGCGAGTTCGGCGACGGGGCAACTCGCCTTCCTGCCGTTCGCCGCCTGGATGATCGAGCATTGGGGCTGGCGCTCGGCCATCGTGCCGATCGTGATCGGCAGCGTGCTGATCGCGGTGCTGGCGTTGTGCCTCGTGCGCAACCGGCCGTCGGATGTCGGCCTGCTGCCCTACGGCGAGAAGCCCGGCACCCAACCAGCCGCACCGGCCGCGCCCGTGGCGATGATGAATTTCGCCACGCCGTTCCGCGTGCTCAAGGAAGTTGCGACCAACCGCACCTTCCTGATCCTGGCGGCCACCTTCTTCATCTGCGGCCTGAGCACCAACGGCCTGGTGCAGACGCATTTCATCTCGCTGTGCGGCGACAACGGCCTGGGCGCCGTGCCCGCCGCTTCCGTGCTCGCGATGATGGGCGCCTTCGACTTCGTGGGCACCATCCTCTCGGGCTGGCTCTCGGACCGCTACGACAACCGCAAGCTGCTCTTCTGGTACTACGGCCTTCGCGGCCTGTCGCTGTTCTGGCTGCCGCACTCGGAATTCACGATCTATGGCCTCGGCCTCTTCGCGATGTTCTACGGCCTCGACTGGATCGCCACCGTGCCGCCGACCGTCAAGCTCGCGGGCGCGACCTTCGGTCCCGCCAAGGTGGGCCTCGTGTTCGGCTGGATCTTTGCCGCGCACCAGTTGGGCGCCGCCACGGCCGCGTACGGCGCGGGCTTTGCGCGCACGCTGCTCCTGACCTACACGCCCGCGCTGTACGCAGCCGGTGCCGCCTGCCTCGTCGCGGCGGTGATCGTGATGATGATCCGCCGTCCGGCAGCCAAGACCGGCGCGCCAACTACGCCCGCAGCCGCCGCGGCACGTGCCTGA
- a CDS encoding MarR family winged helix-turn-helix transcriptional regulator, translating into MDIQTKPRGCTSFKVRQLMRRLSTHYDTEVSKSGLKTTQYSLLSHLKRLGSSRPVDLAGELKMTASTLSRNLQPLIAAGWIAQSAGADARSLLVALTPEGEAKWREAQHHWKTAQQKLNALLGVERVLALHQLIDESLELLGADDAADPQD; encoded by the coding sequence ATGGACATCCAGACCAAGCCGCGCGGCTGCACCAGTTTCAAAGTACGACAGCTCATGCGTCGCCTGTCGACGCACTACGACACCGAGGTGTCCAAGAGCGGCCTGAAGACCACGCAGTACTCGCTGCTCTCGCACCTCAAGCGGCTGGGCTCCTCCCGGCCGGTCGATCTGGCGGGCGAACTCAAGATGACCGCTTCCACGTTGAGCCGCAACCTGCAGCCGCTGATCGCCGCAGGCTGGATTGCGCAAAGCGCCGGTGCCGATGCGCGCAGCCTCCTCGTGGCGCTCACGCCCGAGGGCGAGGCCAAGTGGCGGGAAGCCCAGCACCACTGGAAGACCGCGCAGCAGAAGCTCAACGCGCTCCTGGGCGTGGAACGCGTGCTGGCGCTGCATCAGCTCATCGACGAGTCGCTCGAACTGCTGGGCGCCGACGACGCCGCAGACCCGCAGGACTGA
- a CDS encoding PaaI family thioesterase, translating to MTQPTSQLDAWIAEERAITDRLEGGPGPGLARPEQIAGKTGLEVMQAMLNGEIPYAAIAKTLDFTIVSVSKGVAVFQGTPLAQHLNPLGTIHGGWVATMLDSALGCSVHTMMPPGRAYTTAELSVNYVKGLTPKVQRVRAEGKVIHCGRQLATAEARLVGADGTLYAHATTTCLVFEVPAAR from the coding sequence ATGACGCAACCCACCAGCCAGCTCGACGCATGGATCGCCGAGGAACGCGCGATCACCGACCGCCTCGAGGGTGGCCCCGGCCCCGGCCTCGCCCGCCCCGAGCAGATCGCCGGCAAGACCGGCCTCGAAGTGATGCAGGCGATGCTGAACGGCGAGATTCCCTACGCAGCCATCGCCAAGACGCTGGACTTCACGATCGTGTCAGTGAGCAAGGGCGTCGCCGTGTTCCAGGGCACGCCGCTCGCGCAGCACCTGAACCCGCTGGGCACCATCCACGGCGGCTGGGTCGCCACGATGCTGGATTCGGCCCTGGGCTGCTCGGTCCACACGATGATGCCGCCCGGCCGCGCCTACACGACCGCCGAGTTGAGCGTGAACTACGTGAAGGGCCTCACGCCGAAGGTGCAGCGGGTGCGTGCGGAAGGCAAGGTGATCCATTGCGGGCGGCAGCTCGCCACTGCAGAGGCACGGCTCGTCGGGGCCGATGGGACGCTGTATGCGCATGCGACGACGACGTGTTTGGTGTTCGAGGTGCCGGCGGCGCGGTGA
- a CDS encoding Fe(3+) ABC transporter substrate-binding protein — MTQRFGASTCAAHALIGATTAWLAITALPAHAAEELTLYTTREPALIQPLISAFSAQSNIKVNTVFVKDGLLERVKAEGARSPADVLMTVDIGNLMDLVDGGVTQPVKSPALESAIPANLRGADGQWFALSLRARVLYADKAQPLTSFRYEDLANPKYKGKVCIRAGQHPYNTALVAALIAHDGEAKAEQWLRGVKANLARKATGGDRDVARDILGGICDIGIANSYYVGQMKSAKEGTDARKWGDAIKVVRPTFANAKSGGTHVNISGASVAKNAPQRANAVKLLEFLVSEPAQALYAQTNYEYPVRKGVALDPIIGQTIGELKVDPLPLTEIAKYRKQASALVDKVGFDQ; from the coding sequence ATGACCCAACGCTTCGGCGCTTCGACCTGCGCTGCGCACGCCCTGATCGGCGCCACCACCGCCTGGCTCGCCATCACCGCCCTGCCCGCGCACGCTGCCGAAGAGCTCACGCTCTACACGACGCGTGAACCGGCGCTGATTCAGCCGCTGATCTCCGCCTTCAGCGCGCAGAGCAACATCAAGGTCAACACCGTGTTCGTGAAGGACGGCCTGCTCGAGCGCGTCAAGGCAGAGGGCGCGCGCTCGCCGGCCGACGTGCTGATGACGGTGGACATCGGCAACCTGATGGACCTCGTCGACGGCGGCGTGACGCAGCCCGTGAAATCGCCCGCGCTCGAATCGGCCATTCCGGCCAACCTGCGCGGCGCCGACGGCCAGTGGTTCGCGCTCTCGCTGCGCGCCCGTGTGCTCTACGCCGACAAGGCCCAGCCGCTCACCAGCTTCCGTTATGAAGACCTCGCCAACCCGAAGTACAAGGGCAAGGTCTGCATCCGCGCAGGCCAGCATCCCTACAACACGGCCCTCGTCGCGGCGCTGATCGCGCACGACGGCGAAGCCAAGGCCGAGCAGTGGCTGCGCGGCGTGAAGGCCAACCTCGCGCGCAAGGCCACGGGCGGCGACCGCGACGTGGCGCGCGACATCCTCGGCGGCATCTGCGACATCGGCATCGCCAACTCGTACTACGTCGGCCAGATGAAGAGCGCCAAGGAAGGCACCGACGCGCGCAAGTGGGGCGATGCGATCAAGGTGGTGCGCCCGACATTCGCCAATGCCAAGAGCGGCGGCACGCACGTCAACATCAGCGGCGCCTCGGTGGCGAAGAACGCGCCGCAGCGCGCCAACGCGGTCAAGCTGCTCGAGTTCCTGGTGTCCGAGCCGGCGCAGGCGCTCTACGCCCAGACCAACTACGAGTACCCGGTGCGCAAGGGCGTGGCGCTCGATCCGATCATCGGCCAGACCATCGGCGAGCTGAAGGTCGATCCGCTGCCGCTCACCGAGATCGCCAAGTACCGCAAACAGGCCAGCGCGCTCGTTGACAAGGTCGGCTTCGACCAGTGA